Part of the Candidatus Tumulicola sp. genome is shown below.
CGAACTCTAACGTGTTCTTTGGGGTAAGGGGGCTTACGATGCGCCCACAGTTTGTTGCTCTTGCGCTAGGCTTCTTTCTGGCGGTTGTGACCCGAGGTGGCGTTTAGCATAAGGAGGAATTGTGAGCAGGTATCATTTTAGTGGCATATCGCCTCGTTAGCGCTGCGCGGTTAGCGCTCGCGGGCACCGTTCTGAACCGAGAGCTCCCAGCGATACCCGTCCGGATCGTGAAACCACAGGCCCATATGCGGCGAGCCCGGCGCTGTGGGGCCGATCTCGTTGCCGGGATCTTCCAGTTCTACGCCGTTTTTCTTCAGCATCTCGAGCGCTTCGTGTAGCGCGCGCATACTGTCGAGGTGAAACGACATGTGGTCAATCGTGTCCGGATGTGGTGTGCCTTTGAAGAACCCGATGATAATTGCGTCGTTCGTCAGCGCGATGGCCTCATCGGACCGGAACATTTCATGCAGATCGAAGTTCTTGGTCCAAAACTGCGCGCTCTTCTCCGGGTCTCTGACGGCAAGGCTGAAATGCCAGACCGCGCCAAGTTGTACTTTCACGTCCGTACCTCTTCGTAACGCATCAAGTCGCGGCTTGTACGCGCGGGTGATGCGAGCTTTCTGCACATTCGTAAGGCCCCGTCATTCCACCTCGACACGGTAAATCACGCCGCCTATGAACTTCCCGCGATCCGACACGAGCAGCGCGACGGCCTCAGCGATGTCCTCGGGGGCGCCGATGCGACCTAGCGGAATACTTCTGATCCAATCACCAGGGGAAAATTCGGGATGCGCCTTGCTAAACTCGTTCGGTGGTCTTGCGGCTAGGGCACGACACAGCCATGCTCATGCGGGTATACGGCCACCAATTGCCATCGGCTGAAGACACGGCGGCTCAGGCGCTCCAGCAAGCTCTTGCAGGCGCGTAGTAAGGCCGTTGAGAAAATGGCATTTCGAGCCCCTTTTGCGGTCGTCCGTGACCGTTTCGTGACCACGGAGTCAAGATCGAGCAAGATTAAAGACAGGGCCAAACGCCCAAAGGCTTACAAGATAAAGCTCGCAGCAATTAACGCCGACGTAGCTCAGCGGTAGAGCAGCGGTTTCGTAAACCGCAGGTCGTCAGTTCAAGCCTGACCGTCGGCTCCAGATGAAAGGGCGAAGCGCCGCCGCACATCACGGAGCTAAAGCTCCCTGGCTACGGATGACGGACGGCGCTTCGAATCCAAAAGCCGCCATGACCCAAGATCGTTCGTTTGGTTTCTCGACCCGGGCGCTCCACGCGGGAACGCCGCCCGACCCCGCCACCGGCGCGCGCGCGGCACCGCTCTACATGAGCTCGAGCTTCGTCTTCGACTCCGCCGAACACGCTCGCGAGCTGTTCTCGCTGCGCAGCTACGGCACGATCTACAGCCGCATTTCCAACCCAACGGTCGCCGCCTTTGAAGAGAAGATCGCCAGCCTTGAAGGCGGCCTGGGCGCCGTCGCGACCGCTTCCGGACAAGCGGCCCAGCTCATCACCGTTTTGACGCTTGCGCAGGCTGGCGACCATCTCGTCGCTTCGGCCAATCTGTACGGCGGCACAATCACGCAATTCACGGTCACGTTCAAACGCTTGGGCATCGACGTCACCTTCGTGCCCAACGGCGCGCCGGAAGCCATGGCGGCCGCGATCCGTCCGAATACGAAAGCGATGTTCGTCGAGGTGATCGGCAACCCGCTCGGCAACGTGGCCGATATTTCGGCTTTGGCAGATGTCGCGCATCGCGCGGGCGTGCCGCTCATCGTCGACAATACTTTCGCCTCTCCGTACCTATGCCGGCCCATCGAGCACGGCGCGGATATCGTTCTGCATTCCGCCACGAAGTATCTAAGCGGCAACGGCACGCTCATCGGCGGCGTCATCGTCGAATCCGGCAAGTTCCGGTGGGCTGAGCGCCACCCGCTGGTCAGCGCTCCAAGCCCCGCGTATCACGGCATGAATTTCACGGAGACGTTCGGCGAGTTCGCATTCCTGTGCCGGGCGCGCCTTGAAGTGCTGCGCGACGTCGGCGCGAGCATGTCGCCGATGAACGCATGGCTGCTGATCCTCGGACTCGAGACGCTAGCCGTCAGGATGAAGGCGCACGTCGAGAACGCCGAACAGGTCGCGCGCTATCTCGAGAATCACGATGCCGTCGCATGGGTCAAGTACGCCGGCCTGCCTTCCAGCCCGCAGCGAACTCTTGCGCAGAAATATCTGCCCAAGGGCGCCGGGTCGATCTTCACGTTCGGCGTGCGTGGCGGGCGAGAGGCCGCCGTGCGCTTCATCGAGGCGCTCGAGATATGGAGTCATCTCGCCAACGTCGGCGATGCCAAGAGTCTCGTCATCCACCCGGCCTCCACGACGCACCAGCAACTCACCGATGAAGAAATGGCCGCGGCGGGCATCACCCCGGACATGGTCCGGCTTTCCGTGGGGCTCGAGGACGTCGACGATCTGATCTGGGATCTCGAACGAGGCCTGCAGGCCGCGAAGAGCGGCGCGGCGCTCGCCGGCGCGCTGTCGTGATCCTCACCACGCCGTCCCAGCGGCGCGACTTGCAAGCGCGCAGCAAGAAGGTCGCCATGGTCGGCGCGAGCGCCAACCCCACGCGCCCGAGTTATTTCGTCTTCCGCTACCTGCGAACGCACGGCTTCGACGTACGGCCCGTGAACCCGGCATACAAGGAGGTCGACGGCCTCAAAAGCTATGCGTCGCTGGCCCAATACGCGGAAGAAAACGGACCACCCGACATCGTGGACGTGTTCCGCAAGCCCGAGCACACGCCGCAAGTCGCGCGCGACGCGGTCAGCGTCGGCGCCAAAGCGATATGGTTTCAATATGGCGTCATCAACCAGGAGGCCATCAGGATCGCGGACGACGCCGGACTCGACGTGGTCGTCGATCGCTGCATGAAGGTCGAGCACGCACGCTTCGCCGGAGGGTTGAGCGTCGCGGGCATGAACTCTGGGGTCTTAAGTTCCAAGCGGAGTCCCATCGTACCTTAGATAGGGCAGGAGAGTTTGCACGCATGAAACGTCCGATCGCATCGCTCGTGGTAGCATGTCTTACCGTCGCCTCACTGGCTGCGTGCACGAAGGTCAGCACCGAAACCGGCGGCGCCGGCGGCAACTCGTGGACCATCCACGGCGTTCTGCGCTGGGCCAACAACGCCGAGCCGGACAATCTGAACCCGGTGATCGGCAACCAGCAGGTTGAAGTGGACCTCTCGATGTTCTGGGCGGGGTATCTGCTGAACTGGACCGATGACGGCAAGTTCATCGGCGAACTCGCCACCGAAGAGCCGACGTTGAAAAACGGCGGCATTAGCGCGGATGGACTGTCCTTCACGTACCATCTGCGCAAAGGCGTCTTGTGGCAAGATGGCAAGCCCTTCACCGCGGATGACGTGATCTTCACCTATCAAGCCATCATGAACAAGGACAACAACGTAAGCAGCCGCGTCGGCTACGACCTCATCACCGGCATCGACAAGAAAGACGACCACACGATCGTCGTGCACATCAAGCAGAAGTGGGCGCCGTTCGTCGCGTCGTTCTTCACTATGTCCGGCACGCCGTTTCCGATCCTTCCGAAACACCTGCTCGGTCAACTGCCGAACATCAACCATGCCGACTACAACAACAAGCCGATCGGCACCGGTCCGTTCCAAATCGTGAGTTACGAGAAGGGCAGTCTCATCAAGTTCGTCGCCAACCCGCATTACTGGCGGGGCGCGCCCAAGCTCAAGGAAATCGATTACCATATCATTCCGGATGAGAACACGCTGCTGACGCAAATGAAGACGCACGAGATCGACTTCCAATACAACGCGTCCGCCGCGCACTATCCCGAACTCCAGCAGATCCAGGGCGTGCAACTGTACAAGACCCCGTTTACGCAATATGGTCAGCTCGGGTTCAACACGAAAGTACCGGCCTTGTCGGACAAGCGCGTGCGCCAAGCGCTGGCCTATGCGACCGACACGCAAGAGCTGATCCACGACGTATCGCACGATCTCTACGTGAAGGGGGATAGCGATCAGCCCGCGTTCTTATGGGCCCACAACGCTCACGTGAAGCAGTACCCGTACGACGTCGCTATGGCCGGCAAACTGCTGGATCAGGCAGGCTGGACCATGGGCTCGGACGGCTATCGCTCCAAAAACGGCAAGAGGCTCACGATCTCGATCACGGGCTCGACCGGGCGCAAAGACGCCGAGAAAATCGAATTGCTCGTCCAGAACCAATGGAAGAAAGTCGGCGTGGACCTCACGGTCAAGAACTACATCCCGCCGCAGCTGTTCGCGAGTTACGGCGCGGGCGGCATCTTGCAGCGGGATAAGTTCGAGGTCGGCAATTACTCGTGGGTCAACGGCGTCGATCCCGACAACTCGACCCTGTGGATGTGCGACCAGTTCCCGCCGAACGGTCAGAACACGTATCAGATCTGCGATCCGGAGTTGGATGCGCAAGAGAAGATCGCGCTCACCGAGTATGACCCGGTGAAGCGCAAGGCCGCATACGACAAGATCCAGGACATCCTAGCCGACCAAGAACCGATGATCGTGATCTGGTACGTGAGCCGCCTGGACGCGGCGAACTCCGATTTCAAAGGCTACAAGCCGGCGCACGCGGTGACGACCTTCTGGAACCCATG
Proteins encoded:
- a CDS encoding O-acetylhomoserine aminocarboxypropyltransferase/cysteine synthase family protein, with protein sequence MTQDRSFGFSTRALHAGTPPDPATGARAAPLYMSSSFVFDSAEHARELFSLRSYGTIYSRISNPTVAAFEEKIASLEGGLGAVATASGQAAQLITVLTLAQAGDHLVASANLYGGTITQFTVTFKRLGIDVTFVPNGAPEAMAAAIRPNTKAMFVEVIGNPLGNVADISALADVAHRAGVPLIVDNTFASPYLCRPIEHGADIVLHSATKYLSGNGTLIGGVIVESGKFRWAERHPLVSAPSPAYHGMNFTETFGEFAFLCRARLEVLRDVGASMSPMNAWLLILGLETLAVRMKAHVENAEQVARYLENHDAVAWVKYAGLPSSPQRTLAQKYLPKGAGSIFTFGVRGGREAAVRFIEALEIWSHLANVGDAKSLVIHPASTTHQQLTDEEMAAAGITPDMVRLSVGLEDVDDLIWDLERGLQAAKSGAALAGALS
- a CDS encoding VOC family protein, with protein sequence MQKARITRAYKPRLDALRRGTDVKVQLGAVWHFSLAVRDPEKSAQFWTKNFDLHEMFRSDEAIALTNDAIIIGFFKGTPHPDTIDHMSFHLDSMRALHEALEMLKKNGVELEDPGNEIGPTAPGSPHMGLWFHDPDGYRWELSVQNGARER
- a CDS encoding peptide ABC transporter substrate-binding protein translates to MKRPIASLVVACLTVASLAACTKVSTETGGAGGNSWTIHGVLRWANNAEPDNLNPVIGNQQVEVDLSMFWAGYLLNWTDDGKFIGELATEEPTLKNGGISADGLSFTYHLRKGVLWQDGKPFTADDVIFTYQAIMNKDNNVSSRVGYDLITGIDKKDDHTIVVHIKQKWAPFVASFFTMSGTPFPILPKHLLGQLPNINHADYNNKPIGTGPFQIVSYEKGSLIKFVANPHYWRGAPKLKEIDYHIIPDENTLLTQMKTHEIDFQYNASAAHYPELQQIQGVQLYKTPFTQYGQLGFNTKVPALSDKRVRQALAYATDTQELIHDVSHDLYVKGDSDQPAFLWAHNAHVKQYPYDVAMAGKLLDQAGWTMGSDGYRSKNGKRLTISITGSTGRKDAEKIELLVQNQWKKVGVDLTVKNYIPPQLFASYGAGGILQRDKFEVGNYSWVNGVDPDNSTLWMCDQFPPNGQNTYQICDPELDAQEKIALTEYDPVKRKAAYDKIQDILADQEPMIVIWYVSRLDAANSDFKGYKPAHAVTTFWNPWEYSI
- a CDS encoding CoA-binding protein, encoding MILTTPSQRRDLQARSKKVAMVGASANPTRPSYFVFRYLRTHGFDVRPVNPAYKEVDGLKSYASLAQYAEENGPPDIVDVFRKPEHTPQVARDAVSVGAKAIWFQYGVINQEAIRIADDAGLDVVVDRCMKVEHARFAGGLSVAGMNSGVLSSKRSPIVP